TGCCGGCAAAACGACGACGTTCTACCTGATTACGGGGCTGATTCGACCCGATGCCGGCAAGATCGTGCTCGACTCGACCGACATCACGAGCCAGCCGATGTATCGGCGTGCCCGCAGCGGGATCGGCTATCTGGCGCAGGAACCGTCAGTGTTCCGGCGAATGACTGTCGAGGACAACGTTAAAGCCATCCTCGAGACAGTCGACCTGTCACGCGCGGAGCGCCGTGAACGGCTGGAACGGTTGCTGGACGAGTTGGGGCTCAAACATCTCCGGAAGAACAAGGCCTACAGTTTGAGCGGCGGTGAGCGGCGGCGTCTCGAGATTACCCGTGCCTTGGTTACGGAACCGAAGTTCATGCTGCTGGACGAACCGTTTGCCGGCGTCGATCCGATTGCGGTGCACGACATTCAGACCATTATCGCCAATCTGAAATACCGCGGTATCGGCGTCTTGATCACAGATCACAGTGTCGAGCAGATGTTCGAGATCGTCGACCGCGCTTACATCATGTTCGAGGGTGAGGTTCGCGCTGCCGGAACGGTGCGAGAGCTTGTGTTCAACGACCAGGTCGCCGAGTTGTACCTCGGTCCGACCATGACGGCGCGCCTGCGAGAGCGGCTCGAACGCGCGGAGACGACGCTGTGAAGACCGGCCTGTCGCAACACGCCGGCCTCCGGCAGGAGCTGCGCATCAACCCGCGGCTGTATCAGGCCATGGACATGCTCTACATGCCCATGATGGACCTGCAACAGCATCTCAAGCAGGAGCTGCTGACGAACCCGTTCCTCGAGCTGCTCGAACCGGAAGAGGACGAGCGGGATCAGCAGGAGCCGACTGCAGAGCAGGAAAAGGAGAAGCAGGAGAAGGAAGACGAGATCGACTGGGAGGAGATCCTCCTCAACGGTTTCGATGTCGGTGGGACCAAGTCGCAGTACGAAGATCAGGAGTATCTCGAGCCCGTGATGGTCGAGCGGGTCGACCTGATCGATCATTTGCGTGACCAGCTGCAACTGATGCACCTGACGCCGCGGCAGCGACTCTTGAGCGAAGAGTTTCTCGGCAACATCAATGATGACGGCTATCTCAGTGCATCGCTGGAGGAAATTCTCGGCTCGGTCAATGCCCTGATGGAGTCGTATCTCGCCGCCGCTGAAGATGATGGCGACGACGAGGACGTTGACGATCGGCCGAAGCCGCGTCTGGCACAGGTGGCACCCTTCCAGCTTGCAGAAGTCGAGGAGATGCTGCGGATCATCCAGCGGCTTGACCCGCCTGGGGTCGGTGCACGCGACCTTCGCGAGTGTCTGGTGCTGCAGCTGCAGGACGCCAAGGATACGGACTCGCTGGTGTATCACCTGGTCAGCGAGGCGTTCACGGACCTGATTGCGCACCGCTGGAACGACCTTGCCAAGCGCTTTGGTGTGGAGCCCCGCACAGTGCAGACGGCAGCAGATTCGTTGGCGCGTTTCGACCCGAAGCCAGGCCTCAAGCACTCCGACCGGGGGGACGGCTACATCATTCCTGACCTGATCGTGGATAAGGTCGGCACCCAGTATCACGTTACGCTCAACGACACTGGGGTGCCGCGTCTTCGCCTCAGTCGTTCCTATCAGGACGTGGCACGGGACAAGAAGTCGCTGACCCAGGAGAATAAAGAGTTCATCGCGCAGAAGATGAACAGCGCCAACTGGATGATCCAGGCCATCGAGCAGCGTCGGCAAACGATGCTCAAGGTGATGAACTTCATCGTCGACCGGCAGCGGGCTTTCTTCGAGAAGGGTGTCGAGTATCTCAAGCCGCTCACGCTGCGTGAAGTTGCCGAAGTCATCAGCATGCACGAGTCGACGGTCAGCCGCGTGACCAACGAGAAGTATGTTCAGACGCCTCGCGGCGTCCTGCCGCTCAAGTTCTTCTTTTCGAGCGCGCTCACCACGGTGTCGGGTGAGGATGCGAGCGCTCGCTCGATCCGGGCCAAACTCGAGAAGATGGTGTCCGAGGAGGAGACCTCGAAGCCGCTGACCGACCAGCAGATCGTTCACCGGTTCAAGGAGCAGGGTATTCAGATTGCCCGCCGCACGGTTGCCAAGTATCGTGATCAGCTCGGTATTCTGCCCGCCCGGATGCGCAAGCGAGTATGATTTCCGTCGCGCCGCGTCACCTCGACGTCAGCGTGCTGGTTCCGGCCAAGGACGAAGCCGAGAACCTTCCGGAGTTTCTACGCCAGTGCAACGAAGCTCTTGGCGGTGCAGGCTTCAGCTTCGAGGTGGTGGTTGTCGACGACGGATCCCGCGATCGCACCGCCGCGGTGCTGGCTGAGCAGACGGCGCGG
The Gemmatimonadales bacterium genome window above contains:
- the lptB gene encoding LPS export ABC transporter ATP-binding protein, with protein sequence MTSVLSGEHLDKAFRRRRVVKDVSVSVSQGEIVGLLGPNGAGKTTTFYLITGLIRPDAGKIVLDSTDITSQPMYRRARSGIGYLAQEPSVFRRMTVEDNVKAILETVDLSRAERRERLERLLDELGLKHLRKNKAYSLSGGERRRLEITRALVTEPKFMLLDEPFAGVDPIAVHDIQTIIANLKYRGIGVLITDHSVEQMFEIVDRAYIMFEGEVRAAGTVRELVFNDQVAELYLGPTMTARLRERLERAETTL
- the rpoN gene encoding RNA polymerase factor sigma-54 codes for the protein MKTGLSQHAGLRQELRINPRLYQAMDMLYMPMMDLQQHLKQELLTNPFLELLEPEEDERDQQEPTAEQEKEKQEKEDEIDWEEILLNGFDVGGTKSQYEDQEYLEPVMVERVDLIDHLRDQLQLMHLTPRQRLLSEEFLGNINDDGYLSASLEEILGSVNALMESYLAAAEDDGDDEDVDDRPKPRLAQVAPFQLAEVEEMLRIIQRLDPPGVGARDLRECLVLQLQDAKDTDSLVYHLVSEAFTDLIAHRWNDLAKRFGVEPRTVQTAADSLARFDPKPGLKHSDRGDGYIIPDLIVDKVGTQYHVTLNDTGVPRLRLSRSYQDVARDKKSLTQENKEFIAQKMNSANWMIQAIEQRRQTMLKVMNFIVDRQRAFFEKGVEYLKPLTLREVAEVISMHESTVSRVTNEKYVQTPRGVLPLKFFFSSALTTVSGEDASARSIRAKLEKMVSEEETSKPLTDQQIVHRFKEQGIQIARRTVAKYRDQLGILPARMRKRV